In the Helianthus annuus cultivar XRQ/B chromosome 11, HanXRQr2.0-SUNRISE, whole genome shotgun sequence genome, one interval contains:
- the LOC110884086 gene encoding chromatin remodeling protein EBS — MAKTRPGKRDLESYTIRGTNKVVRVGDSVLMRSAENEKAPYVARVESIEADVKGNVKVRVRWYYRPEESMGGRRQFHGIKELFLSDHYDVQSAHTIEDKCIVHTFKNYTKLEDVGPEDYFCRFEYKAATGGFTPDRVAVYCKCEMPYNPDDLMVQCEACKDWYHPGCLNMTIEQAKQLDSFMCYECSSIDGKRPHNKSSASGLANGKVENKRQKR, encoded by the exons ATGGCGAAAACCAGACCAGGCAAGCGAGACTTGGAATCGTACACCATCAGAGGCACCAATAAAGTAGTCAGAG TCGGGGATTCTGTGTTGATGAGATCTGCCGAAAACGAGAAAGCCCCATACGTGGCTCGTGTTGAGAGCATCGAGGCTGACGTCAAGGGAAACGTGAAGGTCCGAGTTCGATGGTATTATCGTCCCGAAGAATCAATGGGGGGAAGAAGACAATTTCATGGGATTAAAGAGTTATTTCTCTCGGATCATTATGACGTTCAAAGTGCTCATACAATTGAAGACAAATGTATTGTTCATACTTTCAAGAATTACACCAAGCTCGAGGATGTTGGACCCGAGGACTACTTTTGTCGGTTTGAGTATAAGGCTGCAACTGGAGGGTTCACTCCTGATCGCGTTGCCGT GTATTGCAAATGCGAGATGCCGTATAACCCTGATGACTTGATGGTACAATGTGAAGCTTGCAAAGACTG GTATCATCCGGGCTGTTTAAATATGACCATTGAGCAGGCAAAGCAACTAGATAGCTTTATGTGCTATGAATGTTCATCCATAGATGGTAAGAGACCTCACAATAAGAGTTCTGCGTCTGGTCTGGCCAATGGCAAG GTGGAAAACAAACGCCAAAAGCGGTGA